The Capricornis sumatraensis isolate serow.1 chromosome 20, serow.2, whole genome shotgun sequence genome contains the following window.
GTCTGGGAAAGGAGCTTCAAGTCTCCTTGGCTCAGAGCCATGTGCGGGGCTTTCAGAGCAGATGAGCAGATACCAACACAGAAACTTTTTTCCAAGGCTCTGAACTTTGGGGATCCCCAAAGCACACCTTACACAACACCTAACTTGGTCTAAATCACTGCACCTGACAGGAGGGGGGCCTCAAGTCTGGGACTCCCCCTCTCCTCTGCAATAacactcatgggaaatagagggtgCGTATTCCTCTCTGGCACCCAACCCCCAGGTGTGGGCTGAGCCCTCTTATGCAGGGATCATCTGGAATGTtctctggtttatttttcttaatctcttattttgattcatttatttttaaaaagtcatttttaaaagacttatttAAAAGAgtcattaattcattttttaaaaagactaaatcATTTTTATCAGTCAATGgcatggaaagaaaaaaggaagggactattttagaagaaaacagcTTGGTCCAGTCACTGAGCTGCCGCCAAGGACTCAGCAGACTCCCTTTCGAGCCTCCTCTCTTCCTGATGCTGCTTCCCAAGGCTCCATATCCCCTGCCCACTGTCTCCCTCAGCCGCCTTCAATTGTATTTATGTCCACTATCCAGAACCTCCATTCTTTGGACCCCTTTGCTGATGCAAGTAAGGGTGcttatctgcctcctgctggCACTGAGGATTATATCCATATAAGGATTCAACGAAGAAACGGCAGGGGATCGCTGATGATTATGATAAAAAGAATCTAGTGAAGGAGTTTAGGGagaaatttgcctgcaatggtACTGCACTGAGCATCCAGAGTATGGAGAAGGAATTCAGCTACAGGGCGACCAGCACAAGAACATACGCCAGTTCCTGGTGGAGACTGGACTGGCTAAGGACAGTTTCTGGTGGAGACTGGACTTGCTAAGGACAGTTCCTGGTGGAGACTGGACTGGCTAAGGACAGTTCCTGGTGGAGACTGGACTTGCTAAGGACAGTTCCTGGTGGAGACTGGACTGGCTAAGGACAGTTCCTGGTGGAGACTGGACTGGCTAAGGACGACCAGCTGAAGGTTCATGGGTTCAAGTGCTTTTGGCTCACGGAGGCTTAAGTGAGGATTTCCTTGCAATGAGTAGAATTTCCCTTTGTCCCTTGTCACAAGTTTAAAAACCTCTCAGCCTGTATAATGTAACCATCTGGGGTCTGCTTTTAACTTGGACTAGTGGAACTCCTTTATGCAACAAACTGAACAGAGCCATGCTGTCTAGACTTGGGGTCCCTCATTTAAACAGGGGTCAAGCAGAGGCGCCTGGCAGTGTCCAGCCTGAAACAAAGCAGTAACAGTGATGCTTCAGCCAAGTCCAGAGCCCCAGGATCACAGGTGGCTATGTCTGGCCGGAAGCCCCTCAGCAGTCCCTCTGCAGAGTTCCTGTCCTGAGAGAATGTCACCACCTGGACAGCCCTCGATGAAGCGGAGAATGGAGGATGGGTGAGGCAGCTGTACTGCTGGAGGGAGCCTTTGGTGGTCGGGGAAAGCTTCCCCTGCTGTCTCCAATGTGACCCGATGGGCAGAGCTTAGAGCAACCAACCACCCTCTAGTGAGGGGCCAGGACATCTGGCTTGCCACCAAGGTCTTTTTGACCAGACATATCCTAAATAATCAATTCCCAAACTAGAAGGTGAGGCCAACCTTCTATCAAATTTCAAACCGATCTATCCGTCATAGCTGTAGAGCTTGCAACTCACTAGCAACAATGGCCCAGTGCCATGTGAAGTAACAAActgattttgggtttttttttttttccccaccctgTTCAGTTTTAATGTTATGTAATGTATTTAAAcccttatttaaataaaacttattttcagaaacaacaacaacaacaaaaagaaaacaacacaaaacagcCAAAGACAACATGTGTACCTTGTTTGGATTCTGATTCAGACAAACCCAGTGTGAGAAGATATCTCTGAGGTAATCAGAGAAATTTTAACATGGACTGAGTATTAGGTGATATTGGGAAATCTTTGTTAATGCTACTATCACTACAAAGAATACTCCTGTTCATGCATTTCCGTACCTAAATCCCCTGACTAGCCTAGAAGCCAGACCCTCTCTCTCTCATACCAGGTAGTGGGGTTAGCATATGGGCTAAGAGTATGAACTCTAGTTGGTGGCTCACTGGATGATCTTGAGCAagttgagcaagttacttaatctctctgtgcttactttttttttttttttaatctataaatagGGGAAATAATATAACACCTCATGGGCTTGATTTGAAGATTAGAGGAATTAATATTAAAGCACACAGATAATGTCTGGCACATAGGCCACTGAAAAgtatttgttcaaggatcttctAAAAATTCTGGGTCACAACTGTGTTCTATGAGTccaagagaaagcctgtgcataaGGAAAACTCAAAGAAAATAGCCCAACCAAGTCCAAGTGACCCTAGCAATAGAAAGAATCAAGCGTAGgcagcagtggtggtggtggtgatttagttgctaagttgtgtctgactcttgcaaccccatggactacagcctgccaggctcctctgtccatgggattctccaggcaagaatactggagtgagttgccattcccttctccagggaatcttcccaaacccaggaattgaacccaggtctcttgcatcacaggcagattctttaccaactgagctacgagggaagccacACATCCCAAACAGGAGATAGTGAATCAAGGCTGAACGCCTGCCGTCTGAAGCCAGATTGGGTTAAAATTATGCTCTACAACCAGTGGGGTGTGTCACTTTGAGCCAGTCACTCATAACTCGTGGGCTTCAGCTGACTCTGAGAACGAGGCTCCAGCAGCGCCTACCATGCAGTCTGGAGAGGACTAAATGGAACAGACTAACCCTTGGCATGGCCAGGCTCACCAAGCAGCCTGCTATTCTTATTAACTCTGGTACTTGGCTCACTCACTCATGGCGTCACCTCAGCCAAGTCTTTTCCGCTCTTGGGGCCTCACTTTTCCCATCCTCGAGCCTCCAGTAcaagagggaagaggaaagagagtcAACATCTGCTGGGCACCTatgctgaggcccagggaggcagTCTCTATTGTTGCCCGCGGTCCAGCAGCTGGGAGCAGGGCCCCCCAGACTCAAATTCAGCTGGATCTGGTTCCAAATTCACTTGCCCGAGCTGCTTTTCCTTCAGGGTTCTATGGAAAAAGCCCTTGGAGagttttttgtttctgtgtgttttcttttttttttaatgaaagccaTACCCTTTGAAACTCAAGTTGCAAGAGACAAGGGATCCTCAAGAAATGCCCTGTGGAGCTGAAGCCCCCGGAAGACCCTTTCCAACCAGCACTTGGAAAAGGGTGATGCCCTTTTAACGTTCTCATAAAAACCACCCTCAGCTCCAACTGGCACAGCCCACGGGGGCCTGCAAGGTCACCGTCTCCCCAGCTGGGCCCCCGGCCGCCCAGGGTGTGGGCATCCCGCGCGGAGAGAGGACGAATCAACGTACCCTAGGCGAGGTGTTCGGGCCCGGGGGCGCGGCGCGGGGCAGACACCTCTGGCCCCAGTCTCTGCCGAGACTCCTGGACGCCGGCTTCACCCAGCTCCGTCTGCGGCCGCTGTCTCCTCGCCGGGACAGTCCGCAGGGTCGTACGGCTCTGAAGGGGCACCCGTGCCCCCCGGGCGGAGGGCGCTCCAAGAGGCGTGGACTTGGCAAGCGGGGGCCGAGATATTGGAGGCACCTGGAGAGCCAAGGCGGCGGGAGGCTGGAAACCGGGCAGGAGTCccctaaaaaaaaagagaggtgtCCTTAAGAATGGGATGTTGAGGGAGCCGTCCCGGGCTGGGGTGGAGTACGGGGCAGGACGCGAAGCAGCCTCGGAGCCCCCCGGGCGCCCGGGCGCCCGGCCCCGCGCCGCGCGCTACCTGTGCGGCCGCTCGGAGCCTCGGGCTGGAGCGGAGCGCGCACAATGAGGCGCTTTCAGACGTGGCTGCGGTCCCggagcgggcgggcgggcgccggggcgggaggggagggaggaaagagccGGTTGGCCCCCGGGCTCGGGCTAGCCTGCCCACCGCGGGCCGAGGGGCCACGCCTCGGGGGAGGGGCGGCCGCCCCGGAGAGGAGGGCGAGCGCCGGAGAGAAGGGCGCAGGTGGGCCCGGGGGGCGGCCGGGGGCGCGTGGCTCGGCGCGGCGTGTCAGGGGGCGCCCGCCGCGTCGCTTCTCATCCCGCTCGTTGACCAAGAAAGTGTTTCCCCCTCCAAtcgatccccagagaagggaggcTCCTGGGAACACAAAAGGCCCTTGTGAAAGAAACCGAATCTTAATTTTGCCCCTGCTCGCTCTCGGTGGCATCCTCGCAGCCAAAGGAATCCAAACTGCTTCCCAAGCCCCCGGCCTCGGCCCCAGCCAAGCCTGGGTCACCTGGATGTCAGGGCCCCGCGCACTAGCTGGGCTGCGAGGCGCCGGGACACCAGGTGGCCCTCAGGAGCTGGGCCTGCAGCTGGCTGTCTCCCCGCTTCTCCAGCCTCAACCCAGAGACTCAGACTTGATAGCAGGTCCTGGTAAATACCGGTATCTTTCAGTAAATAAAGATGTTATTTCCCCCTACAGATAAGAGAGTCCAAGCATCTGAACAAGATGGAGAATTCTGATCTCTTGTAGTCCGTCGTGCGACCTAAAAAGAAATCTCTGTGGCTGGAACTATAAATTAGTGCATTCTTTCCAGGATTCGGTTTGGCGAGATGAATTAAAATCCTTAAGAACTGTCATAAGCTTTTTGAAATCGTAATTTCTTTCTAGGctctatcttaaaggaaataaaactaacaaaaaggATTTATATGCACGGTTGATAGAAATGTCATTTatgacagctaaaaaaaaaaaggcaacagaaaattaaaaggatGTGTATCAGTATGCCAAGAGCAATTTACAGACAACTCATTTTCTTTAGGTTTCTGTAATTACACGTTTCCTCCCATAGGCATTTAGAACTTACGTggtcacaaagaaataaaacttctttTACAAAGCATGAacatgaagagaaagaaagaaggcttTATCAATTGCTTTATTATTCTTAGATGATGGAACCTCACCTGATTCAAATAGAAACTGGATAATCATTTGGCAAGATAAGAAACTCCCCCTTGCCAAATACTTAGACCCTGACACAGCTATGGGTTACAGCCCAGTTGATAAACTTCTGTTATTTCCCCACCTTTTTCCTGCAACTGTACAGTATGGTTCATCTTCAGAAGCCACCAACCTCTTATCTGTAAACAATCTGGTATTCACCAGAAGCAGTTGTAATTTTCCAGCCTGTGATTTTCACATGCCATGTGGATTCCACCAAAAACTCACATTTACTTGGGGTGGGGCCAGAAGGCTTTTGCCAAACAGTTAACAAAAGCTCCAAGGTCTTTGGTCAGAGCCCTGGCAAAGCAAGGCTGCTGGTGAATAACCAGAAGTGGGGACAACTTCTGCCTTCCCCATCCTCCCTTTTCCAAATACACTTCCCCTCTAAAGAGCCATATGGAACCTTCCAGTttgaacattttaattataagTTTACAAAACATCATGGTTCTTTGTATATGTTTGGCATGaagaataatttaataaaatacaaaGCCATGTTGACATACATCTTCAGCTCTCTTTCCGTATTTCATTACCTTTTGGTGATTCAAACCAGaaactcttttttatttaaatctcaaggaagaaaacagaaaacaaaaaactctagGCATATAAACagctcaaaatattaaaagaaaaggcagagggaccagtgtTAGGATCTTTTTGTGCTTAAATACTTCAAAACAGCTTTGTTTCTAAAGTTCTTATTTTGggcagcctggaagaaaaggtgctttggaaataaaaactcagaggtgtgtgtgcatgggtgtgaaACACGGATCTCAGAGGGCGTGTCCTCCCACTGCCAGTGAAAGCACGGGATCATAAAGCAGGTCCAGCGGTCCTTAGTGTGAATGGAAAATCCCTGTTCCACGTATGACAGAGGCCCATTCTGGGTCTCTTCAGCAGACGCTCACTTAGTCACGAGGGTGATCTGGCTGAACTGCGTGTCATTCTGCTAACGGCCAGGCCCGGAATGGGCTGCGCAGCTGGCATCCTCTCTGGGCCCTCCCTGCTCCTTGTGTGCCTCCCCAAAGCGGCCCACTGTGATGGGCACCCTGTTCCTAAGCCAGAGGAAACCCGAGTCGCGGCTTCCCGCTAGCCCTCCAAGTAACCTCTTGGTTGTCAGGCGGCAGGAgccaacagcaacagcagctccTCTGTGGCTGCATCCCTTTCAAGCGGGGGGAGGGCTGTCGAGGAGCTGGAGTGGCAGGCGTGCAGCCTGCTGGGCGAGGCCCAGGGAGAAAGGACCTGTTGCTGCAGGGCTTACTCCCCCACAGTCGTGGAGGGCTTGTGCCCGCAGCAGCCTTGCTGACCACGGCCTGCTATTCCAGGGCTCAGCCGGAGGCCAAGCGCAGCCCGGCGGGCGGGATCAAGGGCTGCTCCGCGGGGCTGCCACAGACCCCTGTCTGTTTGACACAGCAGGTGGACGCCGGGCCGCGTGCCCTCACGGCACCCACCCGCGCGCACATGTGCTCCGAGcgctcccctctccccttccagaCCGCCGGTTAAAGGCCTCTCAGTTCTGGAAACCAGTGCTGAGTGGAAATTTAGACGCCCAGGAGTGGAAAGTGCTGATGATTGCGTATCTATCCCCAGAGAGCCCTGCAAAGAGGAAAACCTGGTTTACAACAGGGGGAAGAAATACACGGCATGCTTCTCAGTTCAAGAGAGGAAAAGTCTTTGCTTCACCAGAGATGGGACTCTTTCCAAGCTGTCTGAACTGACTGTAGTTTCCTCCCGAGATCCAAGTCTGAGGCGAAAAACAAAAACGAAAGCAAATTATAGCCTTCAGGAACCCTCAGAAACATTTCTACAAACTAGTCCCTGATTATCTCTGCAGATGCTTAGAAGATACAGAATTTGTGTAGAGGAAAATTAGAAAGGATTGTTCTTTGTCTCTGATGGGAAAAGCACACATGGGGGCAAGCGGCCACCGACTCCAGAAATTTTGCAAGACGGCAGTTCTCAGAAGACAACAGAGGGGTGGCCACGGTCTTGCTTAGAGTTTTCAGAAGGGTCTTCTTATGATAAATGCTCCTTATACAGTTCTCCCTGGGGCACAGCTGTTACAGGGATTGTGGTCACCACCTGATTTTGGAACACAAATCTTTTGATTCTTTCAAACGCCCACAGGAAGATAAGTAGGATACTGACATACTGGATCCAGGCAAACTTTATCATTTCCCAGAATCCTGGTAGATAAGTACAAACAGTTAAGGAGTCACAGATGACATTTTCTACATACATGTTACACCAAAGAGTTAGTTTATACAGAAAATcacaaaaaatgtttcaaataccCTTAAGATGAAAGGGACAATCAAAGATTATTaagatataaatatgtatgatTCTGACCTAGAAGAATTGCTCAAAAGGAcaggaaatgaatatttttttcccGTATGAACTGCAGACAGACAGAGTCGTTTGTGGGGGACTACCACTGCAGCAATTTCCAGTCTGAGGCTTCCCACATCTGTTCCCTCTTGAGACATCTGAGGaatccctcttttcttttttgaaacccAGCTACTGTTGGCCCCTTAACAGAAAGGATATGAAATGACTTCCACGGGGTATCGGATGACTGCATTAACCACAAATGGAGCTTCTGCAGCCCTTCCCACCAGCCAGATGGGGCTGGGGTCAGTCAGGATGGTGGTTACTGCAAAACAATGAGGAGTTAATCCGTGAATGCTCTCTTTGGCAGTAAAATACTGAGGGCTGTAACATACTCTGACCTCTCAGGCCAACTCTGCATTTCAGAACACATGccaaagaaataattcaaaaggagagaaattGAATGTTCAAAGCTGCTCACATAGTATTTGTTAAAACACTTGTCAAAGGATGTTAAAAACAGTCTGTGTTCTACAACTGTCTAAGCAAATGAATGGCTAAGCAAAGGAATACTATGCTACctctaaaaagaaaaccaatgaaAACTTTCTAGCGGTGTGGGGGAAATATTAAATTACAAAGTACAGAAGACAAAAACTGTTTCTAAACTGTGACAGGAGCTGTATAAAAACTCTGCATATGGACAATAACTGGAAGGAATTAAGGAAGAAAAGTTGATTTGCAGATAAATGTTTCTAAGTCGTGTTCTAAAATTCCTTTATTTTtggaaaccagaaagaaatacTGGAATTGCGGTCCCCTGACTCGTTAAATGTCTGTGTTTCGTATCTATGTCTGGTTGCCAAGCAATGCTTTAGATTCCTTTAGAGGAAACCTCAGACCACCAAGCAGCCAGATATGCTGAGTCAAGCGCACACTCAGGGACGATCTGGCGGTCTTGCCTCTTGGAGGCCCTGGGCAGGTCTGCCTTTCAGCCAGAATCGTGGGTGCCTTTTCCTCCTTCAGCTGCTGACACGCGGTGAGTCACTCAGGCTCCCTGTTTCCATATGAACACTATGGAGAGCAGCCTGTCTTCGGCTTTTCTTACAGGTGTGGTGTGGGAAGCAACTCGCCTATCTCTACACATAAACCCACCCAACCAGTGGTGGGACAAATACGGCAGTGAACTGGCACGAACCTGCTGGACCAGAGGAGCAGTGCAGGGGATAGTTAGGGGGTAGGTCTCTGGATCAGGAGCAAAAGAACAACTTCTGAGCAACCTGTTCACCTTCCACAGCTGAGCATTCACTGGTCTCAACATTTTGATATGACAAGGGCTCTAATTCTGTTTCTCTCCAATACCCTCATTAACCTGCAAAGTCCTTGAGAAGCAGATGGATTAGCTGTCCACACAACTCACCGTTCCTTTCCTGATAGGCAGCAACAATGCGGGTGAGGTCGTAGTCACTGGCAAACGGACTGGTCCCGTTGATGACAGACACCTGGGTGCGCGGGAGGGCATGGTGTGAGCACACAAGCGGCTTGAGCTCTTGGTTTTTctacccccctcccacccaggctgatCTCAGAGACCACCCTCTTGCGCTTGGGGGCCTATTCCAGCATCgataatattttcttcaaaaatgaaTGAACTCTTTTGAAACAGTTTAAGTCATTTACTTTCAGTCTTTCTTTCTGGAGGGAAGAAAACAAGGGGTCAATATCCATCTTTCACAGGTTTTAAAGCGACTTATATAATTCCCCTCTCTATTCCAATGGGAGAAATgagtcttctcatttttttctaagaGACTACATTTTCAACCCCTTTGtctgttttcttgcttttgtCTGGATGCTCCCTAATTGATCCCTTTGAAatgcagaaatggaaagataaagtGCACATAGTAAGTAATAAGCACATAATCCTTTGAAGACGAGAAAGAGCTGTTCTCTAGCCTCACATTCCTGACATAAtctaacatgggcttccctcgtagctcaatggtaaagaatccgtctgcaatgtgtgcagacctgggtttgatccctgggtcgggaagatcccctggaggagggaatggcaacccactccagttattcttgcctggagattccccatggacagaggagcctggtgggccacagtccatggggtccgaaagagtcggacaagactgagcgactaagcacagcacagcatattaaatttatattttatagtccCTCccgttaaaaaaaaatagtatgttGATAATGGTTATGGTGACCATGAATCCCAGTTTATCTGGGACAGTCCTGGTTATAATAACTGATAACATTTCCTATTAAGTTTCAAAAGTAGCCTAAATTATATGGGCCTCCTTGTGATAACATAAAGGTTTGCGATGAGGGATGGGATGCATGAGTCCTGGTCTCAGACAGACCGTTCATGGCTCTGTGGGCTTTGGGAAAATTAATCAATCCCTGTAGCCTCCAGGTTCCTCATGTGTGAAATGAGAGTTCATTCTCTCATCAATTCTGAGTGCTTACTATGGGCAGGCACTGTTTTAAGCGCTGGGGCGAGAGAACACAGAAGATAGCAGGGCTTTcaccactgaaagtgaaaagtcgtgtccgactctttggaccccatggactatacagtccatggaattctgcaggccagagtactggagtgggtagccgttcccttctccatgggatcttcccaacccaaggatggaacccaggtctcctgcattgcaggcggattctttacagctgagccacaagggaagcccctttaccGATGAGGGAGACGGCAAATGAACAAACTGGAAACCTCCCTTTCATATTTCAGGTGAAGGTAAGGAGTAAACCTGGGTGAGCGATGATGGAGGGACAGGTGGATGGTCTTTAGAAGGCGTGTCAAGCAAGGACTGTGCTCAGGAGCTTTGACCAGGGACCAGACGGAGCAGTAGGGTGAGCGATGTGGGTACTTGGTAGAGGAAAAGGTAAGTGCAAACCCCTGAGGCAGGAGCTGCTTTGTAGGTTTGAGGGACAGCAAAATGGACCCCGGGGCTGGAAAGGAGCAAGGGGGACAGTGACAGGACAAGCCGCTGGAGAGCGGGGAACGGCAACAGAAGGCGTCTCATGAGGCTGCTGTGATGACTGGATGAGACGATGTAGTTAAACCTCTTAACGTGGGGCTGGCCTGTTATAAGCTTAGCAAAGAAAGATCATGTGAaatacactgtgtgtgtgcatgcaaacCCCAAAACTATAAATAATTCAGTTCTTAGATAAAGACAAAGATTCTTCTCCCTCTTTTTTGAAGATGTAAACAGAGATATCTGTCACCATATTTCGAAAGGATTCACGGGAAGAATTCCTCAGAGATCCTTTTCTGTGCCACTCACAGAGAAGTGCTATTTCCAATGTTACTTGCTCCCTCTTCAAAGCACTTGATAAACAATACAATACAGTAGCAAAAGAGATCGGCAGTGTGAAGCGTCCCTACGTTGTACCGGACGTCCAGGCCTCTGTAGCCGAGGGGCTGCTTCTGCTGCAGCCTCAGGTCTCCATTCACATGTAACTGGGACCCCGGAACAGCGAAGGAGAATTGGAGAAACGCCATGCTCTGCATCACGAATGTAGACATCCTCTGAAATCATTAGAAAGAGAGACCATATCAATTTCAGTCAGAGCCAAATGGTTGTGGGTTTCGAGCATCACCCATCTGTGGTTGAAGCCTAAGTCGTCCCCCTAGTGCCGAGCTTAGCCATGCAGGAAGCGCTCTGCCCAGAACCCCTGGAGCTATTAATAGCTCATGGAAATTAATGTGGCCTCCACGAAAAACATTCAAATTCAACTTCGGCAGCTAAATCCTAAGTGACACTTCCGCAAAGAGTCTTCTGCAGTGTGAGTTTTCCCAGAAATCAGAAAGGGGGGCTCTGTTCTATTGAAAGACAAAGgggaggacttccttggtggtgcagtagataagactctgcctgccaatacagggggcacgggttcgatccctgggccggaagATTTcatgtgctgcagagcaactaaagtCAGAGCCGCGCTCCACATCAAGGAAGCCCTCGCACTGCAAGGGAGAgcggcccccactcaccacaactagagaaaccccacatgcagcaacgaggacgcagcgcagccaaaaaataaatagttaaaaaaaacacTATGAGAAAAGTAAAGACAAAAGGGAGGTAACTCACATGCAGTTGGTAGGAGAAAGTCAGGATGAGCTGCACACCTAGAACCTGCTCTGTGGACTGCAGGGGAAGCTCCAGTTTAAAGTGCAACATGTCCATTTTCCCATCCTGGTTCCTGTCTTCCTCTCTAGCCTAGGAAACCCAAAAAAGGCTGATGACCCTGGTCCTTAATAAGTCCAGGAGGACTCCACAGCGTGGAGTATGTTGGACATACACAGTGACTCTGCCACACACAGGCACTACATCTCTCAccgaaagaagaaagagaacattCAATAGTTATAGGTGGATCAATACTGGGGAAAGAGACATGGCCCCTGAACTGCACACTCGCACTTCTAAATATTCTAGGGCCAAACTGGTTGGGACCTGGAAGCGGCAATGAAAGCAATGCAACATCTGGAAGCGTTATTCTTTTTCAGTTGTCTCATTTGACCTTTTTTGGTTTGTTGCtggtgttttctttccttttaagaaaTATGCCTGAGTTTATAGGGAAGGTTTAAATAGCACCTAAGAACAGATTTCGAAAAAACCCCAATCATTCTGCATTTCCCAAACAGACTCAGCAGAAAAACACCAGGCTCTGTTTATATGTTCTTTAACCACAATGTCTTTGCTTCAGATTCTCAACGTTGGATTGATGTCAGGGCTTTAGAATGTGGTGTATCTTGTAGTACCAATCAgtacaatgaaaaag
Protein-coding sequences here:
- the TMEM231 gene encoding transmembrane protein 231, which gives rise to MALYELYAHPVERGYRAGLCSKAALFLLLAAALTYVPPLLVAFRSHGFWLKRSSYEEQPTVRFQHQVLLVALLGSEPGGFLAWSTFPAFNRLQEGHLRVPLVSAREEDRNQDGKMDMLHFKLELPLQSTEQVLGVQLILTFSYQLHRMSTFVMQSMAFLQFSFAVPGSQLHVNGDLRLQQKQPLGYRGLDVRYNVSVINGTSPFASDYDLTRIVAAYQERNVTTILTDPSPIWLVGRAAEAPFVVNAVIRYPVEVISYLPGFWEMIKFAWIQYVSILLIFLWAFERIKRFVFQNQVVTTIPVTAVPQGELYKEHLS